The DNA region AAAATTTTCCGTAAATCAGGGCGGCAGTGAGCGCGATTCTGGAACAAAAGAAAACGGCCCCGGGAAGAGCCGGGGCCGTTTGGATGAGAAAAGGATCAGCGATCAGGCGGCGCGGTAGACCTGGGCCTCGGCCGCCTCGCCGTGGATCTTGAACTGCTGGATGAGGCGGCGCAGCGCATCGGCCTCGTCGGCGAGTTCGCGGCTGGCAGCGGTCGTCTCCTCGACCATGGCGGCGTTCTTCTGCGTCATCTGATCCATCTGGTTGACCGTCGAGTTGACGCTCTGCAGCGCGTTGGACTGATCGTGGCTGGCACGGGCGATCATCTCGACATGCTGGCTGATCGTGACGATCTGTGCGCTGATCTTCGCAAGCACGGTGCCGGTTTCCTGGACGAATTGCGAGCCGGAACTGACCTCGCTGGTCGACTTGTTGATCAGCCCCTTGATCTCCTGCGCGGCAGCGGCGGAGCGCTGAGCGAGTTCGCGGACTTCCATGGCGACGACTGCAAAGCCCTTGCCGGCCTCCCCGGCGCGCGCTGCCTCGATGCCGGCGTTGAGCGCCAGCAAATTGGTCTGGAAGGCAATCTCGTCGATGACGCCGATGATCTGCTCGATCTGACGCGAGGCTTCCTCGATGCGGCCCATGGCGTCGATCGCATTGCTGACGACGACGGCGGAATCGTCGGCGCTGCGCTTGGCCTGGCGGACGATCTGGTCGGCATCCTTGGCGCGTTCGGCCGACGAGCGGACCGTGACGGTGATCTGATCGACGGCGGCGGCGGTCTCTTCGAGCGAGGCGGCCTGCTGTTCCGTGCGCTTGGAGAGATCCTCGGCCGAATGGGCCATCTGGTTGCCGTTGCCCTGGATCAATTCGACGTTGTCACGGATCTGGCTCATCGTCGCCTGCAGGCGCAGCATCGAGCCGTTGAAATCCTGGCGCAGCTGTTCGAGACGGCCGATGAAGGGTGTCGCGATCGTCGTCGAGATATCGCCCTGCGACATGCGCTCGAGGCCGGCGGCGAGTGCGTTGACCGCGAATTCGATCTGGCGATCCATCTCGCGCTTTTCGGCATCGTTGCGCTGGCGCTCGTGTTCGGCGGCAGCGCGCTCCTCGTCGCTCTGTTCTTCTATGCGGATCTTCGAGATGGCGTTTTCTTTGAAGATGCCGAGTGCCCGGGCCATGTCGCCGATTTCGTCGTGGCGCTGCTCGCCCGATATGCTGGTATCCAGCGCGCCTTCGGCGATGCGGCGCATGGCGCCGGTGATCTGGCTGATCGGACGCTGCAGCGTCAGCACCAGAGCGATGCCGCCGAGGATCGACAGGAGGATGCCGAGGCCGGTGGTCATGACGGAGATGCTGTTTGCCTGGGTGCGCTCGGTGCCGGCCGTCTGCTTCTGCAGTTCGGCGAAATCGGTGAGCTTCTTCCAGATGCCGTCGAGTTCCTGGCGGGCCGCTGCATAGGCCGTGACGCGCTCGCCGATCGTATCGACGATCTTCGAGCCGCCGCCGGAAATGGCGTCGAGCGCCGGCTTGATCGCCTCCGATATGCCTTCGGCAAAACCCATGCCCTTGGCGCTTGTTGTTAGCACTTCCATGTCCTTGCCGAGCGTGCCGGTCTGCTGTTGCAGACGGACGAGATTTTCCTTGCTTGAATTGGCGAGGAAATCGGAAAGGACGATCTGCAGCGCGTAGACGGAGTTTTCGAGACGCCGCGTATCCTGAAGGACGGAATTGGTCTGGGCGATGCGGCCTTCCAGTTCGGCGAAACGCTGTGTCGCCTCACGCATCTTCTGCGTCGCGGTGAGCTGCGTATAGGTCGAGGTCTGGCGGAAGCGGGACACGAGACGACCGAGCTCGGTGATGTTTTCCTCCGTCGGGCTGGGCATCTCGGCGATCTGCTTGATGCTGTCGATGGTCGCAGCCAGCGAATCGATGACATTCTTCTGGTTGGTGGGGACCGAGATTGCGATCAGCCGCTGGGACTTCATGATCTCCGGCAGCTGTTCCTTGATGTAGGCGATCTTTTCCTCAGGCGTCTGCGGCTTGCTGTAACCGCTGGCGACGCTGCCAAGGAAATCGCCGCCCTTCAGCAGGCGGTCGGCCGTGCGCAGCGTGATCGTGGCGGCGCCCTCGTCGCGCTGAAGCGCGGTCTGCAGTTCATCGGCCTGATAGGAGACCGTGAAGCGGGTGCTGATCAGGCTCTTCTGCGCCGCGTCGATCTGCTCGTGCAGCTTCTGCTCCTGCTCGTGCAGGCCCCAGAGCTTGTCGACGACGCCGGAAATATCCTTGGTGCGGCGCGATGCCTCGGCAAGGCTGTCGCGGCCGGCGGCCTCTTCTCCGACCTGATCCAGCGTCTGGTCTAGCACGCCCTGCTGGGTCTTCAGATCCGACAGCAGCTTGTCGCGCGCCTCGGGGCTGGTGACGCGCAGGAAATCGTCCATCGAACCGTAGAGATCCTTGAATCCGCTCAGCGACTGCAGCACGCTGTTGGATATTTCCATGCGGCCCTGGAGAAGCCCGGATGCGTAAAGGCCGGTCAAGCCCACCGCCGAAATGGTGACGACAAAGGGCAGAACGAAGATCAGAACCTTGGTCTTGATCCTGAAGCGGGAAAGAATCTTGTCAATCAACATGGCGTTCCGAGCCTTTCATACACTACTCCTCCCGCGGGCAGCCATAAGGCGCGCCAGCCGAGTGCACATCGAACTATTCTCTTTCCATCGGGGAACCTGGAGGCCAGGCGGCAGTCATTGCCGGTTCATGTCCAAGCAGAGTTGGAAACGCCCAAATAATCGCGGGCAATAGTGTCAGATTAGATATTAATTTTCAGATAAGCGGTCATGGTGACTTAAGCCAAGGCGGTGAAATAATTGCAGATTATGCGCCACGCAGCCGCAGTGTTGCGAACGGGGGCCGCAAGTTTGCTTGTCGACGCTCGGCAGGATCAGATGAGGTGAGCGAGCAGCAGCGCCAAGCTGGCGGCGGTCGCGCCGGCTGCGAGCATCAGGTATCGCAGGGTGGCGATGCGGGCGTCGGGTTTTGCCTGGGCGATTGCGATGGCGCGGGCGCGTCGTGCGTTTCTGTTCATGCTCGAAACCTCACTTTTGTGACACAACAGTCCAACAAAAAGGCCTGCCGGTAAAGCTTAATTTGGGAAAAGCTTTCAGAGCCGGCAATTGAGACAGGATGGCGCACCTCTCTTAAGAAGTCTTGAATCGTTATACCGGATATTTCTATGCGCATTCGCCGGCGGCAAAGCCGGAAGCCCAGGCCCATTGGAAATTATAGCCGCCGAGCCAGCCGGTGACGTCGACACATTCCCCGACGAAATAAAGGCCTGGAACGGTCTTTGCTTCCATGCTGCGGGAATCGAGCGCCGCCGTGTCGATGCCGCCGAGCGTCACTTCGGCGGTGCGGTAGCCTTCAGAGCCGGACGGTTTGATGATCCAGTTCTGGGCGCTGGCGGCCAGCCGCTGCAGCGCCTTGTCGGGCAGATCGGCCATATTGCCGGCGATCTTTTCCCGCTCGACGAGAAACTGGGCCAGCCGCTTCGGCAGGATATCGCCGAGAGCTGTCTGGGCCGACTGGCGGCCTTTCAACTGCTTTGCCGTCTTCAGCTGCGCTGATATGTCGACATCCGGCTCGACCGCGACAACGATTTCATCGCCCTCCCGCCAGTAGGACGAGATCTGCAGGATGGCGGGACCGCTTAAGCCCCGATGGGTAAACAGCAGCGCTTCGCGAAAAGCGGTGCGGCCATGGCGGATTTCGGCAGGTGCGGAAATGCCGGCAAGCGGCGCTAAGCTTGCAAGCAGGCCGGGATCGAGCGTCAGCGGCACGAGACCCGGGCGGGTTTCGAGCACGGCCAGGCCGAACTGCTCGGCAAGGCGATAGGCAAAGCCGGTGGCGCCCATCTTCGGGATCGATTTGCCGCCGGTCGCAACGATGAGAGAGGATGCCTCGAAGACGCTTTCGCCCGTGGAGACGCGGAAGCCAGCCTCACTTCTCTCGACACCTGATATTTCGGTGCCGAGATGCAGGCCCGCGCCGGCCGCGCGCATCTCGTCCAGCAGCATGCGGATGATGTCCTTGGCGCTGTCGTCGCAGAACAATTGGCCGAGCGTCTTTTCGTGCCAGGCAATGCCGTGTCGGTCGACCATGGCGATGAAATCGGCGGGCGTGAAACGGGCAAGCGCCGACTTGCAGAAATGCGGATTGGCGGACAGGAAATTCTTCGGCTCGGCATGGATATTGGTGAAATTGCAGCGACCGCCGCCCGATATGCGGATCTTCTCGCCAGGCACCTTCGCGTGGTCGATGACGACGACCGAGCGGCCGCGTTTACCCGCGCGAATGGCCGCCATCATGCCGGCGGCTCCGGCGCCGATGATGATGACGTCGCTTTTGTGCTGCAAACCCTTTTCCCCAATCCAACCGGCGTCTTCTTTTCCATCAAAGGGCGAAAGTCAACGTTCTCAACCCCTCGCCAATTGGCAAACTCCGGCTATGATGGCGCCACGATCAACCAAACCGGTGTGTCATGTCCCCAAAAAAGACGACGCTGAAGCCTGCCAGAAACGTACCCGCCTCGACGAAAACACCTCCGGACCCCGGATCCCTGCGCGGCGTTGCGAACTGGAAGGAAGCGGCGCAGTGGCTGAGGGCCAGGGGCATCGAAGACATCGAATGCATCACGCCGGACCTTGCCGGCGTGCCGCGCGGCAAGATGATGCCGAGTTCCAAATTTACCTCCAACACCTCGCTGGCGCTGCCTTCGGCGATCTACCGGCATACGATTTCCGGCGAGTATCCGGAGGAGACGGAGAGCTTCCGATACGAGCCGCGCGACAGCGACCTGAAGCTGATGCCCGACCTTTCGACGCTTTCGGTCGTCCCCTGGGAGACCGACCCGACGGCCCAGGTGATCTGCGACATCGTCGATTCGGACGGCGGGGAAGTGCCCTATACGCCGCGCAACGTCTTGAAGCGGATCATGAGCCTCTATCACGACCGCGGCTGGAAGCCGATCGTGGCGCCGGAGATCGAGTTCTATCTGGTCGCCAAGAATGACGACCCCGACTATCCGCTGCATCCGCCGAAAGGCCGCTCCGGCCGCTCGATCCTCGGCGGCCAGGGCTATTCGATCGCCGGCATCAACGAGTTCGACGAACTGATCGACGATATCTACCACTTCTCCGAAAAGCAGGGGCTGGAGATCGATACGCTGATCCACGAGGAGGGACCGGCGCAGCTCGAGATCAACCTGCGCCATGGCAATCCGATCGAGCTTGCCGACCAGGTGTTCCTGTTCAAGCGCACGATCCGCGAGGCGGCGCTGAAGCACGACATCTACGCGACCTTCATGGCCAAGCCGATGCAGGGGCAGCCGGGCTCGGCGATGCATATCCACCAATCGGTGGTCAATATCGAGACGGGTAGGAACGTCTTCTCTAATCCGGACGGATCGGCCTCGAAGGAATTTTTCCATTTCATCGGCGGCATGCAGAAATTCGTGCCGAGCGCGATGGCGATGCTGGCCCCCTATGTGAATTCCTACCGCCGCCTGCAGCCCGACATGTCCTGCCCGGTCAACAATGCCTGGGGCTACGACAACCGGACGACCGCCTTCCGCGTCCCGGTTTCCGATCCGCAGGCGCGGCGGGTGGAAAACCGGCTGCCGAGTTCGGACGCCAATCCCTATCTGGCGCTCGCAGCCTCGCTCGCCGCCGGCCTGCTCGGCATCATGAGGCAGATCGAGCCGACGGCGCCGACCGAGGATTCGGCCAATGAAGGTTCGATCGACCTGCCGCGCGGTCTGCTGGAAGCCGTGGCGCTGATGGAGGACGAGCTCGCCTTCGAAGAGGTGTTCGGCAAGCAGTTCATCGGCCTTTACGCCGGCGTCAAGCGCGGCGAGTTCGAGACCTTCATGCAGGTGATCAGTCCCTGGGAGCGGGAGTTTCTTCTGCTCAACGTGTGAGGATATCATGGCGTCGCAGGAGATGTGGCAAAGCCCGATTGCGCCCGGGCTATCCTGGTACCAGGCAAACGTCGGGGGGCGGCCGACCTACGCCGCTCTCGACGGCTCGAGGACATGCGACGTCGCCATTGTCGGCGGCGGCTATACCGGCCTGCAGGCCGCCTACAACCTCGCCAAGTCGGGCGTTTCGGTGGTGCTGATCGAGGCATGGCGCTTCGGCGACGGAGCCTCCGGGCGCAATGGCGGCCAGCTCGGCACCGGCCAGCGGTGGTGGCCGGAAGAGCTTGAGGAAAAGATCGGCTACGAACGCTCGAAGGCGCTGTTCGATGTCGCCGAGGCGGCCAAGCGCCATCTTCTCGATTTCGCCAGGGAACATCAGATCGAGATCGATTACGTGCCTGGCCAGCTCAACGTCGCGCACAAGGCAAGCTACGAACGCGACTATCGTGAGAATGCGGAAATCGCCGCTGAGCGTTACGGCTATCCGCATTTGCGCTTCATGGACCGGAAGGAAACGCAGGAGCGGCTCGGCTCAAACCGTTTCCACTGCGGCGTGCGTGATGTCGGCACCGGCCATATTCATCCGCTGAAGCTGCTCATCGGGCTGGCGCGGGTGGCCTCCAATGCCGGCGCTGATATCTTCGAGATGACCCCTGCAAAGGCGATCCGCCAAACCGGCGGCAAGGTGATGATCGAAACCGAAAGGGGAACGATCACCGCCGACCGGGCGCTGATCGCCTGCAACGGTCATATCGGCAATCTGGAGCCGGTGACGGCAAGTCATGTCATGCCAATCCGCTCCTTTATCGGCGCCACCGTTCCGCTTGAGGCCTATCCCGATGTGCTGCCGGGAGGCGAAGCTGTCGCCGATTCGCGCTTCGTCGTTCGCTATTTCCGCAAAGTCGAAGGCCGCCTGCTGTTCGGTGGCCGCGAGGTCTATACGGCGGACAATCCCCGGGACATATCGCGGCACATCCGACGGCAGATCGGCGAGGTCTATCCTGGCTTGAAGGATATCCAGATCACCCATGCCTGGGGCGGCAGCGTCGGAATCACCATGCCGCGCCAGCTTTTCGTGCGCGATGTGATGCCCGGCGTCACCTCGATCGGTGGTTACTCCGGCCATGGCGTCATGCTGTCAAACTACTGTGGCAGGCTCTATGCGGAAACGGTGCTTGGCAAATCCGGCGATCTCGACCTGTTCAGATCGCTCGATATTCCTGCCTTTCCCGGCGGAGCCCGGATGCGGGCGCCGCTGCTTTTCCTCGCCTTGTCGTGGTTTGCGCTTCGCGACAAGTTTTAGTCCGATTGCGGATTTCCTCTTCCGGCAATTCGCTCTAAAACCGGAGCCCGACAGATTCATTGCACTGCACACTGGCTTTTTTAAATCGATTAGATTAAAAGGGCCGCAACCAGCCTGATTGAGAGACAAGCTCATGAGCAGCCAGATCATTCCCGTTGAGCCCTTTGATTGCGTCGTCTTCGGCGGCAGCGGCGACCTTGCCGAGCGGAAGCTTTTGCCCGCGCTCTACCATCGCCAGATCGAGGGCCAGTTCAAGGAGCCGACGCGTATCATCGGCGCCTCGCGCAGCCCGCTTTCGCATGAGGAATATCGCAAGTTCGCCAGGGACGCGCTGAAGGAACACCTGAAGAAAGGTGAATACGACGAAGACGAGGTCGAGAAGTTCTGTGCCCGCCTCTATTATGTTTCAGTCGACGCCCGCACGGACACCGGCTGGGATGAGCTGAAAAAGCTGCTCGACGAAAGCAAGGATCGGGTGCGCGGCTTCTATCTGGCGGTTGCACCTGGCATCTTCGGCGACATTTCGCAAAAGATCCATGATCACAAGCTGATCACCAAGTCGACCCGCATCGTCGTCGAAAAACCGATCGGCCGCGACCTCGCCTCGGCGCTGCAGCTCAACGACACGATCGGCCGCGTCTTCAAGGAAGAGCAGATCTTCCGCATCGACCACTATCTCGGCAAGGAGACGGTGCAGAACCTGATGGCGCTGCGTTTTGCCAACGCGCTCTATGAGCCGCTGTGGAACGCCAACTACATCGATCATGTGCAGATCACCGTGGCGGAATCGGTCGGCCTCGAAGGCCGCGCCGGCTATTACGATACCGCCGGTGCGCTGCGCGACATGGTGCAGAACCACATCCTGCAGCTGCTCTGCCTGACCGCGATGGAAGTGCCCTCGTCGATGGATTCGGAAGCCGTTCGCGACGAGAAGCTGAAGGTGCTGCGCGCCCTGAAGCCGCTCGACGCTTCCAATGTCGAGCAGGCGACGGTTCGCGGCCAGTACCGGGCCGGTGCATCGAGCAGCGGCCCGGTCAAGGGTTATCTCGAAGAGCTCGAAGGCGGCGTCTCCAACACCGAGACCTTCGTCGCCATCAAGGCGGAGATCAACAACTGGCGCTGGGCGGGTGTGCCCTTCTACATCAGAACCGGCAAGCGCCTTACCGGGCGCATGTCGGAAATCGTCATCACCTTCAAGCCGATCCCGCATGCGATCTTCGACCAGGCGGCCGGGCGCATTGTCGCCAACCAGCTGATCATTCGCCTGCAGCCGGATGAGGGGGTCAAGCAGTCGCTGATGATCAAAGATCCGGGTCCGGGCGGCATGCGCCTGCGCAGCGTATCGCTCGACATGAGCTTCGCCCAGGCCTTCAATGTCCGCAATCCCGACGCCTACGAGCGCCTGCTAATGGACGTGATCCGCTCCAACCAGACATTGTTCATGCGCCGCGACGAAGTCGAGGCCGCATGGAGGTGGGTGGATCCGATCCTCAAGGGTTGGGAAACGACCGGCCAGCAGGTGCAGGGCTATACGGCCGGCACCTGGGGCCCGAGCCAGGCCATCGCGCTGATCGAGCGCGACGGCCGCACCTGGCATGACGACATATAGGACGACACCGATGGCATCGAACCTGCATTCCTTCGCCAGTGCTGCCGACCTCGCCGACAGCCTCGCCGACACGGTCGCCGACAGGCTTTCGGCGGCAATCGCCGCCCGCGGTGCGGCGTCCATCGCCGTTTCCGGCGGTTCGACGCCGAAGGCCTTCTTCCAGGCGCTTTCGACACGCGACATCGCCTGGGACAAAGTGACGATCACGCTGGTGGACGAACGTTTCGTGCCGGCCGACAATGCCCGCTCGAACCACCTGCTGGTCGATGCCAACCTTCTTCAGAACAAGGCAAAAGCGGCGCGTTTCGTGCCGCTTTACCAGCCGGCATCCTCCGTCGAGGAGGCCGCACGGCTTGCGACGGAAAAAAGCGACGAAATCGGAATACCCTTCGACGTCGTCATCCTCGGCATGGGCGGCGACGGCCACACGGCTTCGTTCTTCCCCGGCGGCAGCAATCTTGCCCGGGCGCTCGACGCGTCGACGCCGCGCGGCGTCATCACCATGGAAGCGGAAGGAGCCGGCGAGCCGCGCCTGACCTTCACCTTCTCCAGTCTTCAGGATGCCGCACTCCTGGTGCTCCATATTGAGGGCGAAGGCAAAAAAGACGTTCTCGCAAAGGCGGAAGGCAGCGGTGACGAGGCAGAAATGCCGATCCGCGCCGTTCTGCGCCGGGCCACTTCCCCGGTCGAGATCTACTGGGCTCCCTGATCGGCCCCAGACCGGATCCGGATTTCAGGCCGGAGCCGCCGAAAGAGATAGAGACAACGAACAAGGCAGGGATTTTCCATGTCCGCTCATGCACGCATTTCTGCGATCACCGATCGCATCGTCGAACGCTCGAAGCCGACCCGCGAGCGCTACCTGGAACGCCTGCGCGCCGCCGCTTCCAAGGGTGTGCAGCGCTCGGTGCTCGGCTGCGCCAACCTCGCGCACGGCTTCGCGGTCTGTTCCCCCGCCGAAAAGGATGCGCTCGCCGGCGACCGCATACCCAATCTCGGCATCATCACCGCCTATAACGACATGCTCTCGGCCCACCAGCCGTTCGAGACCTATCCGGCGATCATCCGTGAGGCGGCCGCCGAGGCAGGCGGTGTCGCTCAGGTGGCCGGCGGCGTGCCCGCAATGTGCGACGGCGTCACCCAGGGACAGCCGGGCATGGAGCTCTCGCTCTTCTCGCGTGACCTGATCGCCATGGCCGCGGGCGTCGGCCTGTCGCACAATATGTTCGATGCCGCCCTCTTCCTCGGCGTCTGCGACAAGATCGTGCCGGGCCTCGTCATCGCCGCACTATCCTTCGGCCACTTGCCGTCGATCTTCGTTCCCGCCGGTCCGATGACCACAGGCCTGCCGAACGACGAGAAGTCGCGCGTGCGGCAGCTCTTTGCCGAGGGCAAGGTCGGGCGCGCCGAGCTTCTGGAGGCGGAATCGAAATCCTATCATGGTCCCGGCACCTGCACCTTCTACGGCACCGCCAACTCCAACCAAATGCTGATGGAGATCATGGGATTCCACATGCCGGGCTCCTCCTTCATCAACCCCGGTACGCCGCTGCGGGAAGCGCTGACGCGCGAAGCCGCCAAGCGGGCGCTGGCGATCACCGCACTCGGCAACGAATTCACGCCAGCCGGCGAGATGATCGACGAGCGCTCGATCGTCAACGGCGTCGTCGGCCTGCATGCGACCGGCGGCTCGACCAACCACACGCTGCACCTCGTCGCCATGGCGCGGGCAGCCGGCATCCAGCTCACCTGGCAGGACATTGCCGAGCTTTCGGAAATCGTGCCGCTGCTTGCCCGCGTCTATCCGAACGGGCTTGCCGACGTGAACCATTTCCAGGCGGCCGGCGGCATGGGTTTCCTCATCAAGGAACTCCTCAAGCACGGGCTGGTGCATGACGACGTGCGCACCGTCTTCGGCCAAGGCCTCGAGGCCTATACGGTCGATGCCCGGCTCGGCGAGAACCGCACCGTGTTGCGCGAACCGTCGCCGGAGAAGAGCCACGATCCGAAGGTGCTTTCCAGCATCGAGACGCCGTTCCAGGCCAATGGCGGGCTGAAGATGCTGCGTGGCAATCTCGGCAAGGCGGTCATCAAGATCTCCGCCGTCAAGCCGGAGCGCCACGTCATCGAGGCGCCGGCGATTGTCTTCCACAGCCAGCAGGAACTGCAGGACGCTTTCAAGGAAGGCAAGCTCAACCGCGATTTCATCGCGGTTGTACGCTTCCAGGGGCCGAAGGCGAACGGTATGCCGGAACTGCACAAGCTGACGCCGCCGCTCGGCGTGCTGCAGGACCGCGGCTTCCGCGTGGCGCTGCTCACCGACGGGCGCATGTCGGGCGCATCCGGCAAGGTGCCGGCAGCAATCCACGTCACGCCGGAAGCGGTCGATGGCGGCCCAATCGCCCGCATCCGGGACGGCGACATCATTCGCCTCGACGCGATCAAGGGCACGCTCGAAGTGCTGGTCGATGCAGCCGACATGGCCGAGCGCGAGCCGGTGAGCATCGATCTCTCCGACAATGAATTCGGCATGGGCCGTGAACTCTTCGCCCCCTTCCGCCGCGCCGTCGGCGCATCCGATCAGGGCGCCAGCGTGCTCTTCCACTGAGCGCAATCAGTTTAAACAAGAAAAACCCGCGGGGCGCCTGAAGCGTCCCGCGGGTTTTTCTATGAGCGGTCCGAGACTATCCGTCAGGCGCGGATATCGAGGACGTAGTCCTTGTGCGCGGGGTGCGTGCTGTAGACGAAGATCTTATTCAGCTCCTTCTGCGTCAGCAGCCGCAGGAAGCGAACCTCGATCGTATTGTTGGCGTTGACCTTCATCAGCAGGCATCCGACCTTGGTGATGCGGGCATCCGGAATATCCAGATAGAACTGCTTCGGCAGGTTGAACTGGGTCAGGATTGCCAATGTTGCGCTGCTCATCGAGATGCGGACAATGTCGCAGCGGCGCGAAGCCGCGTGCATGACGCCCTTTTCCGTATATTCGATGCGCGCGGCGTTCATCGTATCCTCCATTTTGAACCGCGCCTCGCGGTCATACATGAAGGACTCTTCCTTGCTCAGGAAATGAGATCTTGGCTGTGACGGATTGGAAGCGGCCACCTGCTTATCCCCCTCATAAAGTGATGAGGAAAAGGTAGCAGCCGATCTTTAACAGAAAGTGAGAATTCGGCTGCCTCCATATAATTCCCGGGATTACCACCCCAAAAATGGCCGCCTCATTTCCGGTATGTATGGCCGCTCGCGTCAAAGAGATGCAGCCTCTGCCGATCGGCGGCAAAGCGCATCTTCTGGCCCTTATGGACATCGTAAATGCCCGGCAGCTTGACGACGATCGGCTCGCCGGGCACCAGGCCCTCAATATAGAGCAGCGTCACTTCGCCGAGCGCTTCGACGATCGACACTTCGCCCTCGAAAAGATAGTCGGCGCCGTCGGCGATCCTCAGATCTTCGGGGCGGACTCCGAAGCTCGCCTGCTTGCCCTTCTCGGAGGCATCGGTCGCCACATCCAATGTCACCGACATGCCGCCGGTCAGCGTCACGGTCGTCT from Rhizobium sp. NLR16a includes:
- the edd gene encoding phosphogluconate dehydratase, whose translation is MSAHARISAITDRIVERSKPTRERYLERLRAAASKGVQRSVLGCANLAHGFAVCSPAEKDALAGDRIPNLGIITAYNDMLSAHQPFETYPAIIREAAAEAGGVAQVAGGVPAMCDGVTQGQPGMELSLFSRDLIAMAAGVGLSHNMFDAALFLGVCDKIVPGLVIAALSFGHLPSIFVPAGPMTTGLPNDEKSRVRQLFAEGKVGRAELLEAESKSYHGPGTCTFYGTANSNQMLMEIMGFHMPGSSFINPGTPLREALTREAAKRALAITALGNEFTPAGEMIDERSIVNGVVGLHATGGSTNHTLHLVAMARAAGIQLTWQDIAELSEIVPLLARVYPNGLADVNHFQAAGGMGFLIKELLKHGLVHDDVRTVFGQGLEAYTVDARLGENRTVLREPSPEKSHDPKVLSSIETPFQANGGLKMLRGNLGKAVIKISAVKPERHVIEAPAIVFHSQQELQDAFKEGKLNRDFIAVVRFQGPKANGMPELHKLTPPLGVLQDRGFRVALLTDGRMSGASGKVPAAIHVTPEAVDGGPIARIRDGDIIRLDAIKGTLEVLVDAADMAEREPVSIDLSDNEFGMGRELFAPFRRAVGASDQGASVLFH